In Pedobacter sp. SL55, the following proteins share a genomic window:
- a CDS encoding IS3 family transposase (programmed frameshift), with protein sequence MKTTQFTEAQIVSILRQHEKGVKVTDIARANGISEKTFYRWRSKYGGMEINDLKRLKELEAENSKLKRMYTDLALLNDALKDLIEKKALAPCDKKEAVTFLLVEHQISKRKACDSIKISRSSFSYLARIKQDDKYIELLNGLTEKHVSIGFWQCYHRIRKSGEMINHKKLYRIYTALKLNIRRRAKKRLPARVKQALFQPGKINEVWSIDFMSDSLWDGRKIRLLNVIDDFNREVLTIETDTSLPTLRVIRSLEEIAQQRGYPKMIRVDNGPEFISAKLDIWSKENKIQLVFIQPGEPTQNAYIERLNGTFRRDILNAYVFKSIQEVRTISEEWMNDYNYSRPHRALKNKTPIEYKLCQ encoded by the exons ATGAAAACAACACAATTTACAGAGGCACAGATTGTTTCAATATTGAGACAGCATGAAAAAGGCGTTAAGGTAACAGATATTGCCAGAGCAAACGGCATATCAGAGAAGACCTTCTATCGATGGCGAAGCAAATATGGCGGGATGGAAATTAACGATCTCAAACGCCTAAAGGAACTTGAGGCAGAAAACTCCAAGCTGAAACGGATGTATACCGATCTGGCACTTTTGAACGATGCGCTAAAGGATCTGATTGA GAAAAAAGCTTTAGCGCCTTGCGATAAAAAAGAAGCTGTTACTTTTCTGCTTGTCGAACATCAGATCAGTAAGCGCAAGGCTTGTGATAGCATTAAAATCTCAAGAAGCAGCTTCAGTTACTTGGCCCGCATAAAGCAGGATGACAAGTACATTGAACTATTAAATGGTTTGACAGAAAAGCACGTAAGCATAGGTTTTTGGCAATGCTACCATCGGATAAGAAAGTCAGGGGAAATGATCAACCATAAAAAACTCTACAGGATTTACACCGCACTAAAACTGAACATAAGAAGAAGGGCTAAAAAAAGATTGCCAGCAAGGGTAAAACAGGCTTTGTTCCAGCCCGGCAAAATCAACGAGGTCTGGAGCATAGATTTTATGAGTGACAGCTTATGGGATGGCAGAAAAATAAGGTTATTGAACGTGATTGATGATTTTAACAGGGAAGTTTTAACGATAGAAACAGACACATCGCTGCCAACATTACGGGTAATAAGGAGTTTGGAAGAAATCGCCCAGCAAAGGGGTTATCCCAAAATGATAAGGGTTGACAACGGGCCAGAATTTATTAGTGCAAAACTGGATATTTGGAGCAAGGAAAATAAGATCCAACTTGTGTTCATTCAGCCTGGTGAGCCCACGCAAAATGCTTATATCGAAAGGTTAAACGGAACTTTCAGAAGGGATATATTAAATGCCTACGTATTTAAATCAATTCAGGAAGTAAGAACAATAAGTGAAGAATGGATGAATGACTATAACTATAGTAGGCCACATAGAGCACTCAAAAATAAAACACCAATAGAATACAAATTATGCCAATAA
- a CDS encoding DUF262 domain-containing protein → MQKYSVNQHLIETILAWVNSGEIAIPEIQRPFVWDSSKVRDLMDSLYQGYPIGYVIAWRNPNVKLKDGSLSEGKKVLIDGQQRVTALTAGILGQYVINKNYQAIQNY, encoded by the coding sequence ATGCAAAAATATTCAGTAAACCAACATTTAATAGAGACAATTTTAGCTTGGGTAAATTCGGGCGAAATCGCAATTCCAGAAATTCAAAGACCATTTGTTTGGGACAGTTCAAAAGTTCGTGACTTAATGGACAGTTTGTATCAAGGTTATCCAATTGGCTACGTAATCGCTTGGAGAAATCCGAACGTAAAATTGAAAGACGGAAGTTTAAGCGAAGGCAAAAAGGTTTTAATTGACGGACAACAGCGTGTAACAGCGTTGACAGCAGGAATTCTTGGGCAATACGTCATCAACAAAAATTATCAAGCAATTCAAAATTATTAG
- a CDS encoding UvrD-helicase domain-containing protein, protein MKEIGSFLLLVLLIISGVWFYRRHQENERKKKELEAEQAKQRELERQKLFDFFKSKLDNIKTANNQFSKFIDLKTGYFTNYQLTTWKSKQTNLFNEIKGKPFDFINLSSEEVKSIKTFTEYFNNAATLRNDFNKLFIKEELRTYNSFFDNIEGRKLDIQQRTAVVTDEDNNIVIAGAGSGKTTTIVGKVNYVLERYKVRPEEILLISFTNKSATTLAGRIDIEGVEAKTFHKFGKDIIVETEGRQPSIFEEAQFKPLLTRYFTDLIKNTSYLQIVTEYFTNFLKPAKSQFEFENQGDYIQYIKDQNFKSYKLKEVPVNGRMTYKMEVVKSIEECKIANFLLFNGVNYEYEFPYEHDTATEAFRQYKPDFTVIQNGQKIYIEHFGISRSGNVPSWFTGDGTRSPSEKYRADMEWKRDTHRNNGTTLIESYSYEMSEGILFENLTKNLKSAGVVLNPKSPDEIWKIISEAAKDEINSFITLFGTFITLMKSNNYSINDVIKRNQQTQDKFFKDRNALFIEIIKPIFERYENHLKERNEIDFSDMINKASKHIASGKHKRKFSYVIIDEFQDISIGRYQLVKAIKTSNPSCKLFCVGDDWQSIYRFSGSDIALFKEFENYFGFTVKSKIETTYRFHNPLISLSSEFIQKNPNQAIKELKGISSRKKTEYKIHYSVTDNQDDTLAVQKIFNELLEFDEGIEDKEIIILGRYGFDIDRIKNEKSVFQIDKTNEVISYGIKTEEGEIKRLKAQFMTVHKAKGLEGDIIIVHLIVTRANLVFLLKCLTTKF, encoded by the coding sequence ATGAAAGAGATTGGAAGTTTTCTATTACTTGTTTTACTGATTATATCAGGTGTTTGGTTTTATCGCAGACATCAGGAAAATGAGCGCAAGAAAAAAGAACTTGAAGCAGAACAAGCTAAACAACGGGAACTAGAAAGACAGAAGTTGTTCGACTTTTTTAAATCCAAACTGGACAACATTAAGACAGCCAACAACCAATTTTCAAAATTTATCGACCTTAAAACTGGATACTTTACAAACTATCAATTGACTACTTGGAAAAGCAAGCAAACTAATCTGTTTAATGAAATCAAAGGGAAACCTTTTGATTTCATTAATCTTTCAAGCGAAGAAGTTAAGTCAATCAAAACTTTTACAGAATATTTCAATAATGCAGCTACTTTAAGAAATGATTTTAATAAACTTTTTATAAAGGAAGAGCTTAGAACATACAACTCATTCTTTGACAATATTGAAGGAAGGAAACTTGACATTCAGCAGCGCACCGCAGTTGTAACAGATGAAGACAATAATATTGTTATTGCAGGTGCAGGTTCTGGTAAAACGACAACAATTGTTGGAAAAGTGAACTATGTTCTTGAACGATATAAAGTTCGACCAGAAGAGATTTTACTTATTTCCTTCACAAATAAATCTGCCACAACACTTGCCGGAAGAATTGACATTGAAGGAGTGGAAGCAAAAACCTTCCACAAATTTGGAAAAGACATTATAGTTGAAACAGAAGGAAGACAACCAAGTATTTTTGAAGAAGCACAATTTAAACCGCTACTCACAAGATATTTTACTGACTTAATAAAGAATACAAGCTACCTTCAAATTGTTACTGAATATTTTACGAACTTCTTAAAACCAGCAAAATCGCAATTTGAATTTGAAAATCAAGGTGACTACATTCAATACATTAAAGACCAAAATTTTAAAAGCTATAAACTAAAGGAAGTTCCTGTAAACGGAAGAATGACTTATAAAATGGAAGTCGTTAAAAGTATTGAAGAATGTAAAATAGCAAACTTTCTTTTATTCAATGGTGTGAACTATGAATACGAATTCCCATACGAACACGACACAGCGACCGAAGCATTTCGACAATACAAACCAGATTTCACAGTAATTCAAAACGGACAGAAAATTTATATAGAACATTTTGGGATTTCACGAAGCGGTAATGTTCCGAGTTGGTTCACGGGTGACGGCACTCGTTCTCCAAGTGAAAAGTATCGAGCTGATATGGAATGGAAACGAGACACTCACAGAAATAACGGAACTACTTTAATTGAGAGTTATAGCTATGAAATGAGTGAAGGAATTTTATTTGAAAACCTAACGAAAAATTTAAAATCTGCTGGAGTAGTACTTAACCCTAAATCGCCAGATGAAATTTGGAAAATCATTTCAGAAGCAGCTAAAGATGAAATAAATAGTTTTATCACTTTGTTTGGGACGTTTATAACATTAATGAAATCAAATAATTATTCAATCAATGATGTTATAAAAAGAAATCAACAAACCCAAGACAAATTCTTTAAAGACAGAAATGCTTTATTTATTGAAATCATAAAACCAATTTTTGAACGCTACGAAAATCATCTAAAGGAAAGAAACGAAATTGACTTTAGCGATATGATTAATAAAGCCTCTAAACATATTGCAAGCGGTAAGCACAAACGGAAATTCAGCTATGTTATCATTGATGAGTTTCAGGACATTTCAATTGGAAGGTATCAGTTAGTTAAGGCAATCAAAACAAGCAATCCATCTTGTAAGCTATTTTGTGTGGGTGATGATTGGCAGTCGATTTACCGCTTCAGTGGAAGTGATATTGCACTTTTCAAAGAGTTTGAAAATTATTTTGGCTTTACTGTAAAATCGAAAATTGAAACAACCTATCGCTTTCATAACCCGCTTATTAGTCTTTCAAGTGAATTCATACAGAAAAATCCAAATCAAGCTATAAAAGAACTAAAAGGAATTTCAAGCAGAAAAAAAACAGAGTATAAAATTCATTATTCAGTTACAGACAATCAGGATGATACTTTAGCGGTTCAAAAAATATTCAATGAATTATTGGAATTTGATGAAGGAATAGAAGACAAAGAAATTATTATTCTTGGTAGATATGGTTTTGATATTGATAGAATAAAAAACGAAAAATCTGTATTTCAAATTGACAAGACAAATGAAGTTATTTCATACGGCATCAAGACCGAAGAAGGAGAAATAAAGAGACTTAAAGCCCAATTTATGACAGTTCACAAAGCGAAAGGACTGGAAGGTGATATAATTATAGTGCATTTAATTGTAACTCGGGCAAATTTGGTTTTCCTTCTGAAATGTCTGACGACCAAGTTTTGA
- a CDS encoding NADP-dependent oxidoreductase has protein sequence MKAYSISKYSKGDKMQLVDMPEPNIGDNEVLVAIHATALNQLDNKLKEGEFKLLLPYKFPLVLGHDFAGVITKVGSKVNGFKVGDEVFARPADFHIGTFAEYIAVNENDLALKPKNISMEEAASIPLVALTVWQAFFEKAQLKKGQKVFIQAGSGGVGTIAIQLAKHLGATVATTASANNFELLDNFC, from the coding sequence ATGAAAGCATATAGTATTTCGAAATATAGTAAAGGCGACAAAATGCAACTGGTTGATATGCCAGAACCGAACATCGGGGATAACGAAGTTTTGGTAGCCATACACGCCACAGCCCTCAATCAGTTAGATAATAAACTGAAAGAAGGCGAGTTTAAATTGTTGTTGCCCTATAAGTTCCCCTTGGTTTTGGGGCACGATTTTGCGGGAGTAATAACAAAAGTTGGCTCGAAAGTCAATGGTTTCAAAGTAGGCGATGAAGTATTTGCCCGTCCTGCCGATTTTCATATTGGCACATTTGCCGAGTACATCGCCGTTAATGAAAATGATCTGGCGTTGAAGCCTAAAAACATTTCAATGGAAGAAGCCGCTTCTATTCCTTTGGTGGCTTTAACGGTTTGGCAGGCATTTTTTGAGAAAGCACAACTTAAAAAAGGACAAAAGGTTTTTATACAGGCAGGTTCTGGCGGTGTAGGTACCATAGCCATTCAGCTGGCAAAACATTTGGGTGCCACTGTTGCCACAACTGCAAGTGCTAATAATTTTGAATTGCTTGATAATTTTTGTTGA